In the [Clostridium] colinum genome, one interval contains:
- a CDS encoding phage tail spike protein codes for MNLITIYEKDTINFDNLGLGVLLPTECIVNEELNGMYTLQLTHAYDNLEKYKLLENERIIVANTPNGRQAFRIYRTNPTLDDITVYANHIFYDLIDNYISNISTSGTANNVLNTIKNNFSYATNFIFETNLNKSGSIIIEKENPISALLGNDAEKPKFIQSFGGEILRDNFNINILENLGMDKGFTIRYGKNLIGLNVDEDYSNVATRLYAYGKDGISTVVDSENLDNYLHPKIKTQEFSDAEDITTLKEKAKKFLKTVDTPTINIKINFVLLSQTEEYEQFQFLEDIKLGDIVTIYNQKMNFSKKAKVISYAYNPINGTYNEIILGDFLNILTDSISDNNTAVKTVYTTSNNAYNNADLALNKTIVLDEKKQAKEDNSLNTKSKNIVGAINEILEQIKTLQR; via the coding sequence ATGAATTTAATAACTATTTATGAAAAAGATACAATTAATTTTGATAATTTAGGCTTAGGAGTGTTGTTGCCGACAGAATGTATAGTAAATGAAGAATTGAACGGTATGTATACATTACAGCTAACACACGCATATGACAATTTAGAAAAATATAAATTACTAGAAAATGAACGCATAATAGTAGCTAATACTCCTAATGGTCGTCAAGCTTTTAGGATATATAGAACAAATCCTACACTTGATGATATAACAGTATACGCTAATCATATTTTTTACGATTTGATAGATAACTATATTTCAAATATATCTACAAGTGGTACCGCTAATAATGTTTTAAATACTATAAAAAATAATTTCTCTTACGCAACAAATTTTATTTTTGAAACAAATTTAAATAAAAGTGGCAGTATTATTATAGAAAAAGAAAATCCTATATCGGCATTATTGGGTAATGATGCAGAAAAGCCAAAGTTTATTCAAAGTTTTGGTGGAGAAATATTGAGAGATAATTTCAATATTAATATTTTAGAAAATTTAGGAATGGATAAAGGATTTACTATTAGATATGGTAAAAATTTAATCGGTTTAAATGTTGATGAAGATTATTCTAATGTAGCTACTAGATTATATGCATATGGTAAAGACGGAATAAGTACTGTTGTAGATAGTGAAAATTTAGATAATTATTTACACCCTAAAATAAAAACTCAAGAATTTAGTGATGCAGAAGATATAACTACTTTAAAAGAAAAGGCAAAAAAATTTTTAAAAACAGTTGATACACCAACTATCAATATAAAAATAAATTTTGTGTTATTGTCTCAAACAGAAGAATATGAACAATTTCAATTTTTAGAAGATATTAAACTTGGAGATATAGTAACTATATATAATCAAAAAATGAACTTTAGTAAAAAAGCTAAAGTTATTAGTTATGCTTATAACCCTATTAATGGCACATATAATGAAATTATTTTGGGGGACTTTTTAAACATTTTAACAGATAGCATAAGTGATAATAACACAGCAGTAAAAACAGTATATACGACTTCTAATAATGCATATAATAACGCCGATTTAGCATTAAATAAAACTATTGTTTTAGATGAAAAAAAGCAAGCTAAAGAAGATAATTCATTAAACACTAAAAGCAAAAATATTGTTGGGGCAATTAATGAAATTTTAGAACAAATTAAAACTTTACAAAGATAA
- a CDS encoding BppU family phage baseplate upper protein produces MAKTYNKLDIEINKEVQGIITAVQDDIFSRYLDVNLFDNGVAIDLTGHKVRIYINKSDGKEIFNIGQITDAINGRVQFELTSQTLAVCGKLDCQIIIYNNEETQVLSTNIFNIFVTKSLKNDKAIESTNEYGALVVLFQDIYEARTQISEILEKIGTVGDKGEEIQKDTLFEQIEYLIDFSEKNSVGSLGQKLDNLTNLVKYDDRSYDFIIECMRYPKLELNSRKVLAEVNGAGYLYNCHTYASRGRFKLELEIDGKTIFKYDITHKPTGDSSPFTMYGIVTKKNLIGYVPDYDKNNITTITNGSYFGMLTRYYPLLEYYGRWKYNGNLTDTYTDREFRLIPQENFYPLSPKERVFNVTYKPYTHSILGTLLHYPLRFERNIRVIVERLDNDGGKDFSDIEMHYTLD; encoded by the coding sequence ATGGCAAAGACTTACAATAAATTAGATATTGAAATAAATAAGGAAGTACAAGGCATTATTACAGCAGTTCAAGATGATATATTTAGTCGTTATCTTGATGTAAATTTATTTGATAATGGTGTTGCTATTGACCTTACAGGACATAAAGTACGTATTTATATAAACAAAAGTGATGGGAAAGAAATATTCAATATCGGACAAATAACAGATGCAATTAATGGCCGTGTTCAATTCGAACTTACTTCTCAAACATTAGCAGTATGTGGTAAATTAGATTGTCAAATTATTATTTACAACAATGAAGAAACGCAAGTTTTAAGTACAAATATTTTTAATATTTTTGTAACAAAAAGTTTAAAAAACGACAAAGCAATAGAAAGTACCAACGAATATGGGGCCTTGGTAGTTCTTTTTCAAGATATTTATGAAGCTAGAACGCAAATATCGGAAATCTTAGAGAAAATAGGTACAGTTGGAGATAAAGGCGAAGAAATTCAAAAAGACACACTATTCGAACAAATAGAATACTTAATTGACTTTAGTGAAAAAAATAGTGTTGGTAGTTTAGGACAAAAACTCGATAATTTAACAAATTTGGTTAAGTATGATGACCGAAGTTATGATTTTATAATTGAATGTATGAGGTATCCAAAATTAGAATTAAATAGCCGAAAAGTACTAGCAGAAGTTAACGGGGCTGGATATTTATATAATTGTCATACATATGCAAGTAGAGGAAGATTTAAATTAGAGTTAGAAATAGACGGCAAAACAATCTTTAAATATGATATTACTCATAAACCAACTGGAGATTCATCACCTTTTACAATGTATGGTATAGTTACTAAAAAGAATTTAATTGGATATGTTCCAGATTATGATAAAAATAATATTACTACAATAACGAATGGTTCATATTTTGGAATGTTAACTAGATATTATCCTTTATTAGAATATTATGGTAGATGGAAATATAATGGTAATTTAACAGATACCTATACAGATAGAGAATTTAGATTAATACCACAAGAAAATTTTTATCCATTATCACCTAAAGAAAGAGTATTTAATGTAACATATAAACCATATACCCATTCAATATTAGGTACACTTTTACATTATCCACTACGATTTGAAAGAAACATACGAGTAATAGTAGAAAGACTAGATAATGACGGTGGAAAGGATTTTTCGGATATAGAAATGCATTATACATTAGATTAG
- a CDS encoding BppU family phage baseplate upper protein, translated as MPKIFSKLNLDFSGTVKSLLTAVQGDQNSRYIDMQLQNKGIAIDLTDCVVKIYANKPPAKEPCPKTTTNSFIYNIGQITDAINGRVQFALTTEFLENPGIIECEVTIEKIIKNKSELLTSPKFNILVSKSLKNDKAIESTNEYGALILMYENVVEASRFLTNVVEVIGVPGEISQENSINTIFEALEKIITFVKNSSGGSGDFSQINTKIDEQTIILNAKIENSTDEIIRKIEKLPRRRNYRIISGQRY; from the coding sequence TTGCCAAAGATATTTTCAAAATTAAATTTAGATTTTAGCGGAACAGTTAAATCACTACTTACAGCAGTTCAAGGTGACCAAAATTCAAGATATATTGATATGCAATTACAAAATAAAGGTATAGCAATAGATTTAACAGATTGTGTTGTTAAAATTTACGCGAATAAACCACCAGCAAAGGAACCTTGTCCTAAAACAACAACTAATTCATTTATTTATAACATAGGGCAAATAACAGATGCAATTAATGGTCGTGTTCAATTTGCTTTAACAACAGAATTTCTTGAAAATCCTGGCATAATAGAATGTGAAGTAACTATTGAAAAAATAATTAAAAATAAAAGCGAGTTATTAACTAGTCCAAAATTTAATATTTTAGTCAGTAAAAGCCTAAAAAACGACAAAGCAATAGAAAGTACCAACGAATATGGGGCCTTAATTTTAATGTATGAAAACGTGGTTGAGGCAAGTAGATTTTTAACAAATGTAGTTGAAGTAATAGGTGTCCCTGGAGAAATTTCTCAAGAAAATTCTATAAATACTATTTTTGAAGCTTTAGAAAAAATTATAACATTTGTAAAGAATAGTAGTGGCGGCAGTGGAGATTTTTCTCAAATCAATACCAAAATTGACGAACAAACTATTATCTTAAATGCTAAAATAGAAAATAGTACTGATGAAATTATTAGGAAAATTGAGAAATTACCCAGGCGACGCAACTATCGAATTATTAGCGGGCAACGGTATTGA
- a CDS encoding distal tail protein Dit encodes MNDYYFIFNGINSKDMGLEIIQFPEIIKPERNIQTINIPGRSNNLYIDQKTYNNYTLSITCCINTLKNKKNIDKITSWLNGFGDLIISQEKDKIYNACIKNSISISDVIWLFPKFTIIFEVQPLKKSINFKNEYIEINKKTIINNIGTVESLPVITIYGAGDVNLKINDNTFVIKNIDEYITINSDFLEVYKDNVNQNNKYNNFDFPKLNIGKNIIDFTGNVNKLEIIPNWRWL; translated from the coding sequence TTGAATGATTATTATTTTATTTTTAATGGAATAAATAGTAAGGATATGGGGCTAGAAATAATACAATTTCCGGAAATTATTAAGCCAGAAAGAAATATACAAACAATTAACATACCAGGAAGAAGTAATAATTTATACATAGACCAAAAAACTTACAACAACTATACACTTTCCATTACTTGTTGTATAAACACTTTAAAAAATAAAAAAAATATCGACAAAATAACAAGTTGGCTTAATGGATTTGGAGACCTTATTATCTCTCAAGAAAAAGATAAAATTTATAACGCTTGTATTAAGAACTCAATATCAATTAGTGATGTGATTTGGTTATTCCCAAAATTTACAATCATATTTGAAGTACAACCTTTAAAAAAATCTATTAATTTTAAAAATGAATATATAGAAATAAATAAAAAAACAATCATTAATAATATTGGTACTGTTGAAAGTTTACCAGTAATTACTATTTATGGAGCTGGAGATGTAAATTTAAAAATAAATGATAACACTTTTGTAATAAAAAATATAGATGAATATATCACTATAAATAGTGATTTTTTAGAAGTTTACAAAGATAATGTTAATCAAAATAATAAGTATAACAATTTTGACTTTCCTAAATTGAATATTGGCAAAAATATCATAGATTTTACAGGTAATGTAAATAAATTAGAAATAATACCAAACTGGAGGTGGTTATAA
- a CDS encoding phage tail tape measure protein, whose translation MANDGSVKIGVELDDTGLKTGLNNLQGTFKSGIAGLGKITSTVFSATTKAIGGVSAGIAGLGTASVNVGKEFESAMSKVQATSGASTEDLEKLKQTALEMGSSTKFSATESAEALNYMAMAGWKTEQMIGGIGGIMDLAAASGEDLAMVSDIVTDGLTAFTLKAKESGRFADVLAAASSNANTNVSMLGESFKFVAPVAGALGYSIEDTSVALGLMANAGIKASSSGTALRTLMTNLASPTKNSAKAMAELGLNIQDAEGNMLPFNDVMLQLRDGFNGLTKAEKAQYAEMLAGKEGMSGLLAIVNASQADFDKLTGAINDSSGAAAEMADIMSDNLQGRLKELSSKLENLQLKIYESIQEPLKEVTEYIIGLVTELQKAFDEGGFEGVLNSLSDILAKVLTDIAAKAPQLIEIATQFILNFLQGITENSSQLGQAGSQILTSLINGIFEILPQFIETAANLIINFQEGLIQNLPTLLESGKKMLENLAKGITENLPIILKNSSEILMQLVNGLIDNLPLIVNTGIDIILALVDSLVETLPELIPAAVEAILTIVDALMDNLDKIIDAAIELILALAVGLIDAIPLLLEKVPVIITKLVLAFKDPTMRVKLIDAGIQLILALIEGIINSTISIVKAVFDIGKEMVKTVLEFPKEFLNAGKDLIRGLIEGIKSMGSEIYNTLKNFCSGIVDNVKGFFGIHSPSRVFRDEIGKMLVKGTVVGVDSLSGELVDSLVSPYDEASTQIKEKSNQLENQYTSINPFDLEAVDSKQIDEMQKTLIQQIQKSFVEIKGILISNATETTNYIIEFLKSQITNLQKEFIDKLLKILPAELNKIGLMAITGFENGLTSRMENIKTQVSEFANDIIDEMQRALDIHSPSRKTEWLGEMLDEGLVKGIENGEKGILNTIKNLGIIDAFKQQIPNIQGVISNATNSMIPRSSQYVTNSMSSNNITNNQGDFVVNISGVELKNNMDVKTMLQEFSFYQKQRELAFGGV comes from the coding sequence ATGGCTAATGACGGAAGTGTAAAGATAGGTGTTGAGTTAGATGATACTGGATTAAAGACTGGTTTAAATAATTTACAAGGAACTTTCAAATCTGGAATAGCTGGTTTAGGTAAAATAACGTCAACTGTTTTTTCAGCCACAACTAAAGCTATAGGTGGAGTTAGTGCTGGAATAGCTGGTTTAGGTACAGCTTCTGTAAACGTAGGTAAAGAGTTTGAAAGTGCTATGAGTAAGGTACAAGCGACAAGTGGAGCTAGCACTGAAGATTTAGAAAAATTAAAACAAACAGCTTTAGAAATGGGTTCGTCCACTAAATTTAGTGCAACAGAAAGTGCAGAAGCATTAAATTATATGGCAATGGCTGGTTGGAAAACAGAACAAATGATTGGCGGTATCGGTGGCATTATGGATTTAGCGGCTGCTTCTGGAGAAGACTTGGCAATGGTATCGGATATTGTTACAGACGGACTAACAGCCTTTACTTTAAAAGCTAAAGAAAGCGGAAGATTTGCAGATGTTTTGGCGGCTGCCAGTAGTAATGCAAATACAAATGTATCTATGCTCGGAGAAAGTTTTAAATTTGTTGCTCCGGTCGCTGGAGCATTAGGTTATAGCATAGAAGATACTTCTGTAGCTTTAGGTTTAATGGCTAATGCTGGTATAAAAGCTAGTAGTAGCGGTACAGCTTTAAGAACTTTAATGACTAATTTAGCTAGCCCTACAAAAAACTCAGCAAAGGCTATGGCAGAACTAGGACTTAATATACAAGATGCTGAGGGTAATATGTTACCATTTAATGATGTAATGCTTCAATTAAGAGACGGCTTTAATGGATTGACTAAGGCAGAAAAGGCTCAATACGCTGAGATGTTAGCTGGTAAAGAGGGTATGTCGGGACTTTTAGCTATAGTTAATGCAAGTCAAGCTGATTTTGATAAACTAACAGGAGCTATTAATGATAGTAGTGGCGCCGCCGCTGAAATGGCTGATATTATGAGTGATAATCTACAAGGGCGACTTAAAGAGCTTTCTTCTAAATTAGAAAATTTGCAATTAAAAATTTATGAAAGTATTCAGGAACCATTAAAAGAAGTGACTGAGTATATTATAGGACTTGTAACAGAACTTCAAAAAGCATTTGATGAGGGTGGATTTGAGGGTGTACTTAATTCACTTAGTGATATTTTAGCTAAAGTATTAACAGATATTGCAGCCAAAGCTCCACAATTAATAGAAATAGCGACACAGTTTATATTGAATTTTTTACAAGGAATAACTGAAAATTCTAGTCAACTAGGTCAAGCTGGTTCACAAATTTTAACTAGTTTAATTAATGGTATTTTTGAGATTTTACCACAATTCATAGAAACGGCAGCAAATTTAATAATAAATTTTCAAGAAGGACTTATTCAAAATTTACCAACTTTATTAGAATCTGGTAAAAAAATGCTTGAAAATTTAGCTAAAGGTATTACTGAAAATTTACCTATTATTTTAAAAAATAGCAGTGAAATTCTTATGCAGTTAGTTAATGGTTTAATTGATAATTTACCATTAATAGTTAACACAGGTATAGATATTATATTAGCTTTAGTTGACAGTTTAGTAGAAACATTACCAGAACTTATTCCAGCAGCGGTTGAAGCTATATTAACTATTGTTGACGCTTTAATGGATAATTTAGATAAAATAATAGATGCTGCTATAGAATTGATATTAGCATTAGCAGTTGGGTTAATTGATGCAATACCATTATTGTTGGAAAAAGTACCAGTAATAATTACAAAGCTTGTTTTAGCTTTTAAAGACCCTACAATGCGAGTTAAATTAATAGATGCTGGAATACAGTTAATTTTAGCATTAATAGAGGGTATTATAAATTCTACTATAAGTATTGTAAAGGCCGTTTTTGATATTGGTAAAGAAATGGTTAAGACTGTTTTAGAATTTCCTAAAGAATTTTTAAACGCTGGTAAAGACCTTATAAGAGGCTTAATAGAGGGTATCAAAAGTATGGGTTCCGAAATCTATAATACTTTAAAAAATTTTTGTAGCGGAATTGTGGATAATGTAAAAGGATTTTTTGGAATACATTCTCCTTCAAGGGTATTTAGAGATGAAATAGGTAAAATGCTAGTAAAAGGTACAGTTGTCGGTGTTGATTCTTTAAGTGGAGAATTAGTCGATAGTCTTGTATCGCCGTATGATGAAGCTAGCACACAAATAAAAGAGAAGTCGAATCAATTAGAAAATCAATATACAAGTATTAATCCATTTGATTTAGAAGCCGTAGATTCTAAACAAATTGATGAAATGCAAAAAACACTAATACAGCAAATTCAAAAAAGTTTTGTAGAGATTAAAGGAATTTTAATTTCAAACGCTACTGAAACCACAAATTATATTATTGAATTTTTAAAATCACAAATAACTAATTTACAAAAAGAATTTATCGATAAACTTTTAAAAATTTTACCAGCAGAATTAAATAAAATAGGGTTAATGGCTATAACTGGGTTTGAAAATGGTTTAACTTCAAGAATGGAAAATATAAAAACTCAAGTTAGCGAATTTGCTAATGATATTATTGATGAAATGCAAAGAGCTTTAGATATACATAGTCCTAGTCGCAAAACAGAATGGTTAGGAGAAATGCTAGATGAGGGACTTGTAAAAGGTATAGAAAACGGTGAAAAAGGTATTTTGAATACGATTAAAAATTTAGGTATTATAGACGCGTTTAAACAACAAATTCCGAATATTCAAGGTGTTATTAGTAACGCTACTAATAGTATGATACCTCGTTCTTCTCAATATGTTACAAACTCAATGTCTAGCAATAATATAACTAATAATCAAGGGGACTTTGTTGTAAACATTAGCGGTGTAGAGCTTAAAAACAATATGGATGTAAAAACTATGTTGCAAGAGTTCAGTTTTTATCAAAAACAAAGAGAATTAGCATTTGGAGGTGTGTAG
- a CDS encoding Gp15 family bacteriophage protein has translation MFNLQNTIKINGNEYEIATDFRIWLKFQKLIQQLKDNEESFYKLLSFFLEINLDFQINHLDETFKQVIEFFAYENNTNKSSGISTEKVFDFEKDEKYIYSAFLQEYNIDLYDIDYLHWHKFKSLLQSLSDNCQLTKIIQYRSIDISKMDKEQKKFYKKMKEIYSLDDKKEVMTTTEYHNNIRDKINKRFKEVEELAKKEV, from the coding sequence ATGTTCAATTTACAAAACACAATTAAAATTAATGGTAATGAATATGAAATCGCTACTGATTTTAGGATATGGCTTAAATTCCAAAAACTAATACAACAATTGAAAGATAATGAAGAGAGTTTTTATAAATTACTCTCTTTTTTTCTTGAAATTAATTTGGACTTTCAAATTAATCATCTTGATGAAACATTTAAACAGGTGATAGAGTTTTTTGCATATGAAAATAATACAAATAAAAGTTCTGGAATATCAACTGAAAAGGTGTTTGATTTTGAAAAAGATGAAAAATATATTTATTCAGCTTTTTTACAAGAATATAACATTGATTTATATGATATTGATTATTTACATTGGCATAAATTCAAAAGTTTATTACAAAGTTTGTCCGATAATTGCCAGTTAACAAAGATTATTCAATATCGTAGTATTGATATTTCTAAAATGGATAAAGAGCAAAAGAAATTTTACAAAAAAATGAAAGAAATATACTCTTTAGATGACAAAAAAGAAGTTATGACAACGACCGAATACCATAATAATATTCGAGATAAAATCAATAAACGATTTAAAGAGGTTGAAGAACTTGCTAAAAAGGAGGTGTAG
- a CDS encoding phage tail tube protein — MAATMTLNEIMGKYTPNASYKGFANSDDYILAIDTTEDGATESTTPVKNYIVAQFGVKGFERSLNPKEETSTYLRAGDSTTKTGTQVTMGITADRYFGDPFQDFCLSFEMLYGTGQKVIVPYAYFNILTGKGEIGRATVMIENDGSGDAGSKAEVVINLSKVGDKPVPFDWTTDKEKTLKDIESPSVMSLKLGKGDKSYEL, encoded by the coding sequence ATGGCAGCAACAATGACACTTAATGAGATTATGGGCAAATATACACCTAATGCAAGCTACAAAGGTTTTGCAAACTCAGATGACTATATTTTAGCTATAGATACAACTGAAGATGGTGCGACTGAAAGTACAACACCGGTTAAAAATTATATAGTTGCTCAATTTGGCGTAAAGGGATTTGAGAGAAGTTTAAATCCAAAGGAGGAAACAAGTACATATTTAAGAGCCGGAGATTCTACAACAAAAACAGGAACACAAGTAACTATGGGCATTACAGCTGATAGATATTTTGGAGACCCTTTTCAAGATTTTTGTCTTAGTTTTGAAATGCTTTACGGAACTGGACAAAAAGTAATTGTACCATATGCATATTTCAATATTCTAACAGGAAAAGGAGAAATAGGACGTGCTACAGTTATGATTGAAAATGATGGAAGTGGAGATGCAGGTTCAAAAGCTGAAGTAGTCATTAACCTTTCAAAGGTTGGAGATAAGCCGGTTCCTTTTGATTGGACTACAGATAAAGAAAAAACGCTTAAAGATATAGAAAGTCCTAGTGTTATGTCATTAAAACTTGGTAAAGGAGATAAATCTTATGAACTTTAA
- a CDS encoding minor capsid protein: MKVKVNINVNKTAKRIINDDVKLFANNTLYKICDPYVPFKDGGLSQNVDINEEYVHYKSPYARKIYNGQGMNFNKDKHPLATAKWAKVAMQSKKQQLIDDIQNYINRR; the protein is encoded by the coding sequence ATGAAAGTTAAAGTTAATATTAATGTTAATAAAACAGCAAAAAGGATTATTAATGATGATGTTAAATTATTTGCTAATAATACATTATACAAAATATGTGACCCTTATGTACCTTTTAAAGATGGTGGACTTTCACAAAATGTAGATATTAATGAGGAATATGTACATTATAAAAGTCCTTATGCACGGAAAATATATAATGGGCAAGGTATGAATTTTAACAAAGACAAACACCCACTTGCAACAGCTAAATGGGCTAAAGTTGCTATGCAAAGTAAAAAGCAACAACTTATTGATGATATACAAAATTATATAAATAGGAGGTAG
- a CDS encoding head-tail connector protein produces MYLSYEKYKEYGGVVEEKNYAFFELQARKKLDYWTLDRISNFLEKNKENIHYFKIIEDIELCMFLIIEEIYQIETGEADVSSVSNDGISMSFVDAKTSEQKLQDLYQKVVEILPLELVSVAI; encoded by the coding sequence GTGTATTTAAGTTATGAAAAATATAAAGAATATGGCGGTGTAGTTGAAGAAAAAAACTATGCTTTTTTTGAGTTACAAGCTAGAAAAAAACTTGATTATTGGACACTGGACAGAATATCAAATTTTTTAGAAAAAAATAAAGAAAATATACATTACTTTAAAATTATTGAAGATATAGAGTTGTGTATGTTTTTAATTATTGAAGAAATATATCAAATAGAGACAGGAGAAGCAGATGTTTCTTCTGTCTCAAATGACGGAATAAGTATGAGTTTTGTAGATGCTAAAACAAGCGAACAAAAGCTACAAGATTTATATCAAAAAGTGGTTGAAATATTACCATTAGAGTTAGTAAGTGTTGCTATATGA
- a CDS encoding P22 phage major capsid protein family protein, with protein sequence MGDLSITIPKIWSARILENLRNSLVYANLLNRDYEGEIKQFGDTVKIFSLNDITVKKYTKNTDIDAPETLNADELMLVIDQSNYFNFYVDKIDITQSKLELVDKGSMNAAYMLAAEADKYVAGLLKAGTATAKLGNDSTPIVITKENAYEMLVKMKVLLDKKNVPAEGRWVVFPPEYEGFMLLDPRFAYNTGQSENRLVNGKVARAAGFDIYISNNVPNTSNEKYKVIASWKNCGTYAEQIVDTEIYKPEKRFGNAVKGLHVFGGKILRPEMVAVLTANFTQGE encoded by the coding sequence ATGGGAGATTTAAGTATTACAATACCTAAAATATGGAGTGCAAGAATATTAGAAAATTTAAGAAATAGTTTAGTTTATGCTAATTTGCTAAACAGAGATTATGAGGGTGAAATTAAACAGTTTGGTGATACTGTTAAAATTTTCAGTTTGAACGATATTACCGTTAAAAAATACACAAAAAATACTGATATTGACGCTCCAGAAACTTTAAATGCTGACGAATTAATGTTGGTGATTGACCAAAGTAATTATTTTAATTTTTATGTAGATAAAATAGATATAACACAGTCTAAATTGGAATTGGTAGATAAAGGTTCAATGAATGCAGCTTATATGTTAGCAGCTGAAGCGGATAAATATGTAGCTGGACTTTTAAAAGCTGGTACTGCTACTGCTAAACTTGGAAATGACAGTACACCTATTGTTATTACTAAAGAAAACGCTTATGAAATGCTTGTAAAAATGAAAGTTTTATTAGACAAGAAAAATGTACCAGCTGAGGGTCGTTGGGTAGTATTCCCGCCGGAATACGAAGGATTTATGTTACTTGACCCTAGATTTGCTTACAACACAGGGCAAAGTGAAAATAGATTGGTTAATGGTAAAGTTGCTAGAGCTGCTGGTTTTGATATATATATATCAAATAATGTACCTAATACAAGTAATGAAAAATATAAAGTTATAGCTTCTTGGAAAAATTGTGGAACTTATGCAGAACAAATTGTTGATACCGAAATTTATAAACCAGAAAAACGATTTGGTAACGCAGTAAAAGGTTTACATGTTTTTGGTGGTAAAATTTTAAGACCAGAAATGGTAGCGGTATTAACTGCTAATTTTACACAGGGGGAGTAA
- a CDS encoding phage scaffolding protein, with the protein MKLEQLQKIFENATEEQLSQINNFYQKDKDLIKSLQEENNSLTTRNTELTQNIKELEKNKGNAEELQKNIEDLQNKLKEQEEIYTKEAEERQLNDVVADVFADKKFVNDITKQGYANKLKEAILDPTNKGKSAKELFDAMTKDVENIFVNEQQEKITIPAVGNTGSGISFTEKQIESMSIDDINANWENIKKGVIK; encoded by the coding sequence ATGAAACTAGAACAATTACAAAAAATATTTGAAAATGCAACAGAAGAACAATTAAGTCAAATTAATAATTTTTATCAAAAAGATAAAGATTTAATTAAGAGTCTTCAAGAAGAAAATAATTCTTTAACTACTAGAAATACAGAATTAACTCAAAATATTAAAGAGTTAGAAAAAAATAAAGGTAATGCTGAAGAATTACAAAAAAATATTGAAGATTTGCAAAATAAACTAAAAGAACAAGAAGAAATTTATACAAAAGAAGCTGAAGAGCGTCAGTTAAATGATGTAGTAGCTGATGTTTTTGCAGATAAAAAATTTGTAAATGACATTACAAAGCAAGGATATGCTAATAAATTAAAAGAGGCTATCCTTGACCCTACAAATAAAGGTAAGTCAGCTAAAGAACTTTTTGACGCAATGACAAAAGATGTTGAAAATATTTTTGTTAATGAACAACAAGAAAAAATTACTATTCCAGCAGTAGGGAATACTGGTTCTGGTATTTCTTTTACTGAAAAACAAATTGAAAGTATGTCAATAGATGACATTAACGCTAATTGGGAAAATATAAAAAAAGGAGTGATTAAGTAA